A part of Polyangiaceae bacterium genomic DNA contains:
- a CDS encoding PD-(D/E)XK nuclease-like domain-containing protein, giving the protein MLDYNLTFDEYLALPGEHFSSIKEMHRSPAHYRSRVRPADSDALRTGRALHAAILDPASIKIVEYAGVRRGKEWNAFQQDHADELILTPKQAVDVRGMRASVHAHRHASRLLRNGRPEVTARFEVDGVPFKARLDFVCTDSDLIEVKSTRDNHPQQFEREFARRLYHAQVALYRMALQANGLPCRKVYSIAICKTPPFEVVVYDISEETIETGARWVRDWVARLKECERARAWPGIDNGNILTLRIPDWAISDGLPDIEGDYDE; this is encoded by the coding sequence ATGCTTGATTACAACCTCACCTTCGACGAATACCTTGCACTCCCAGGCGAGCACTTCTCGTCAATCAAGGAGATGCATCGGTCCCCCGCGCATTACCGCTCGCGTGTTCGCCCTGCTGATTCGGACGCATTGCGAACTGGGCGGGCCCTGCATGCGGCCATCCTCGACCCTGCGTCGATCAAGATCGTGGAATACGCTGGCGTGCGTCGTGGGAAGGAATGGAATGCGTTTCAGCAGGACCATGCCGACGAACTCATTCTGACGCCAAAGCAAGCCGTAGACGTTCGCGGCATGCGCGCGAGCGTTCATGCGCACCGACACGCTTCTCGGCTGCTACGCAATGGGCGTCCCGAGGTGACTGCACGTTTTGAGGTCGACGGCGTACCATTCAAAGCGCGCCTGGATTTCGTGTGCACCGACAGCGATCTGATCGAGGTCAAGAGCACCCGCGACAACCATCCGCAGCAATTCGAGCGCGAGTTTGCGCGTCGGCTTTACCATGCACAGGTCGCGCTTTATAGAATGGCGCTGCAAGCAAACGGCCTACCGTGTCGCAAAGTGTACAGCATTGCAATATGCAAAACGCCACCTTTCGAGGTTGTCGTTTACGATATCAGCGAGGAAACCATCGAGACGGGCGCGCGATGGGTTCGCGACTGGGTGGCGCGCCTGAAGGAGTGCGAACGGGCCCGCGCTTGGCCTGGCATTGACAACGGCAACATTCTTACCTTGCGTATTCCTGACTGGGCAATCTCGGATGGCTTGCCCGACATCGAAGGAGACTACGACGAATGA